A window of the Hordeum vulgare subsp. vulgare chromosome 5H, MorexV3_pseudomolecules_assembly, whole genome shotgun sequence genome harbors these coding sequences:
- the LOC123395295 gene encoding uncharacterized protein LOC123395295, producing the protein MAAASSGRAEVDTSRAFRSVKEAVAVFGERILATEAQFRPGAHADHRVVRERSSWQDAVAIASSKEKLEGSYSVRHSDLIRESHSTNPNAVAVAVAKHEGTSSELARIAMPVSNAQTMCLVPLSPRSQTSSSPSLAHGEGYDKQGRKEANLTIMSSIKKVEEEAAKTRLEAVQVKRKLADLELAMANLNVKLHRALSRLAYMEADKAAAARASIQQRDINTSALTVWAEAKPERHPLRHLLSLDDANEEVKHGKGRETTATTKRKTQKQKPIMPLVVPLISEVLFSKKKRMNDKESLYLKELYSLLRLS; encoded by the coding sequence ATGGCTGCCGCCTCGTCTGGCCGTGCAGAGGTCGACACCTCTCGTGCGTTCCGGTCTGTCAAGGAGGCGGTCGCTGTGTTCGGTGAGCGCATTCTCGCGACTGAAGCACAGTTCAGGCCGGGTGCACATGCCGACCATCGTGTTGTCAGGGAGAGGAGCTCTTGGCAAGACGCTGTCGCCATTGCTTCCTCAAAAGAGAAGCTTGAAGGGAGTTACAGTGTTAGGCATTCTGACCTCATCAGAGAAAGCCACTCCACCAATCCAAACGCCGTCGCTGTTGCCGTTGCCAAGCACGAGGGAACTAGCAGTGAGCTTGCTAGAATTGCAATGCCAGTGTCTAATGCCCAGACAATGTGCCTGGTCCCGTTGTCTCCACGGTCCCAGACATCATCGTCGCCGTCTCTAGCACACGGCGAAGGCTACGACAAGCAGGGTCGGAAGGAAGCAAATCTCACGATCATGAGctccatcaagaaggtggaggAAGAGGCGGCCAAGACAAGACTGGAGGCGGTGCAGGTCAAGAGGAAGCTGGCTGACCTGGAGTTAGCCATGGCGAACCTCAACGTGAAGCTCCACCGTGCCCTCTCGAGGCTAGCATACATGGAGGCCGACAAGGCGGCGGCCGCAAGGGCCAGCATCCAGCAGAGGGACATCAACACGTCGGCCTTGACGGTCTGGGCCGAGGCCAAGCCCGAGCGGCATCCATTGCGACACCTGCTGAGCCTCGACGATGCCAACGAGGAGGTTAAGCATGGCAAGGGAAGggagacgacggcgacgacaaagaGGAAAACGCAGAAGCAGAAGCCAATCATGCCCCTTGTTGTTCCGCTCATCAGTGAGGTGCTTTTCtccaagaagaagaggatgaacgACAAGGAGAGCTTGTACCTGAAGGAGCTCTACAGCTTGCTAAGGCTGTCCTGA
- the LOC123395294 gene encoding dihydrolipoyllysine-residue acetyltransferase component 5 of pyruvate dehydrogenase complex, chloroplastic-like, whose amino-acid sequence MAGFLHLHSTLLPSASLLRQRGGGHAVPRRRRACRVEAKIREIFMPALSSTMTEGKIVAWNAAEGDRLAKGDPVVVVESDKADMDVETFHDGFLAAVLVPAGESAPVGSAIALLAESEEEIPLARSQAANFSSSAASPPAPQETVAQEASPAPPPPPPPAPVAVSAPAPPSSATQGGARVVASPYAKKLAKELSVDLFAVTGSGPGGRVVAKDVEAAAAAPKKAAPLAAARPDVPLGSTVPFTTMQGAVSKNMVESLAVPAFRVGYTITTDALDALYKKIKAKGVTMTALLAKATAMALVQHPVVNSSCRDGQSFTYNSSINIAVAVAIDGGLITPVLQDADKLDIYSLSRKWKELVDKARAKQLQPQEYNSGTFTLSNLGMFGVDRFDAILPPGTGAIMAVGASQPTVVGTKDGRIGIKCQMQVNVTADHRVIYGSDLAAFLQTLSKIIEDPKDLTF is encoded by the exons ATGGCCGGTTTCCTGCACCTCCACTCCACGCTGCTGCCATCGGCGTCCCTGCTCCGCCAACGCGGCGGCGGGCACGCCGTGCCGCGGCGCCGGCGCGCGTGCCGGGTTGAGGCGAAGATCCGGGAGATCTTCATGCCGGCCCTCAGTTCCACCATGACGGAGGGCAAGATCGTCGCCTGGAACGCTGCCGAGGGGGACCGCCTCGCCAAGGGCGaccctgttgttgttgtggagtcTGATAAGGCCGACATGGATGTCGAGACCTTCCACGACGGCTTCCTCGCCGCCGTACTAGTCCCCGCGGGAGAGTCCGCGCCCGTCGGCTCCGCCATCGCGCTCCTCGCCGAGTCCGAGGAGGAGATCCCGCTCGCCCGGTCGCAGGCCGCcaacttctcctcctccgccgcctcgccGCCGGCTCCCCAGGAAACCGTCGCCCAAGAAGCGTCCCctgctccgccgccgcctcctcctccggcgcccgTAGCAGTCTCCGCGCCAGCACCCCCTTCATCGGCCACACAGGGCGGAGCGCGGGTGGTTGCCTCGCCTTACGCCAAGAAGCTCGCAAAGGAGCTCAGCGTTGATCTCTTCGCAGTCACCGGCTCTGGCCCAGGGGGGAGAGTTGTGGCGAAGGACGTAGAGGCTGCGGCAGCTGCGCCCAAGAAAGCGGCGCCACTGGCAGCTGCTCGACCGGATGTTCCATTGGGATCCACGGTGCCATTCACCACAATGCAGGGCGCTGTGAGCAAGAACATGGTGGAGAGCCTTGCCGTGCCGGCGTTCAGGGTCGGGTACACCATCACAACCGATGCTCTCGATGCACTCTACAAAAAA ATTAAGGCAAAGGGGGTGACAATGACAGCGCTGCTGGCAAAGGCTACAGCGATGGCGCTGGTGCAGCATCCTGTGGTGAACTCCAGCTGCAGAGATGGGCAGAGCTTTACTTACAACAGTAGCATCAACATTGCTGTGGCGGTGGCCATCGATGGTGGATTGATAACCCCCGTGCTCCAGGATGCTGATAAG CTTGATATTTATTCACTGTCAAGGAAATggaaggagctggttgataaggctcgTGCAAAGCAGCTGCAGCCCCAGGAGTACAACTCTG GTACCTTCACTCTTTCAAACCTTGGTATGTTTGGAGTTGATAGATTCGATGCGATCTTGCCACCTGGAACT GGAGCAATCATGGCTGTTGGTGCATCACAACCGACAGTTGTTGGTACAAAAGATGGTAGAATTGGGATCAAGTGCCAAATGCAG GTCAACGTTACTGCTGATCATCGTGTTATTTATGGATCTGATCTTGCCGCCTTTCTGCAAACTCTGTCCAAGATAATTGAGGATCCCAAGGACCTTACGTTCTAG